The genomic stretch TGGCAAGACGCAATTTATATATAGCTTTTTTTTCTAAATTAGCCATATTAGCGACTTTAACGATATATTCGGTAATAATCTTGAGAGAATCTAAGGTAGCAGATACTGTTAATTTTTCGCTCATAATAAATTAGGTTTGTGAAGAAACGATTTTGTCGTGCTTAAAATTTTTTAAATAGAAATAGACTTTGCGGTATGAATCTAAAAGAAATTATTTTTCCTCTTATTTGGAGCAGTATTTTATTTTCACCCATGTTCATTATATTAATATTAGGATTTTTGTTTTTATTTTTTCTGCGTAAAAAAGGTGAGCCAAAAATGACCCACCCGATAGAACCTATTTAATATTTACGCCTGTAACTTAAAATAACAAAAGACTTTGACGAGATTAAAGCATTTCTTCTGAAATCATTACTATGTAATCATTCTAAAAAAAATACCAATTATTAAAAAAATATAAATATATTGTTACACAAAAAAAGGTGAGCCAAAAATGACCCACCCTACAGTTATTTCACTGAGTTTTAGTAATCGAAGTCACCGCCACCGGCAGGAGCGGGAGCTTTATCTTTCTCAGGTTTGTCAACAATAATACATTCAGTGGTTAATACCATTCCAGCGATCGAAGCTGCATTTTGAATAGCAGAACGGGTTACTTTAGCAGGATCAACAATACCTGCGGCGAACATATCCACGTACTCATTGTTAGAAGCATCATAACCAGTGTTGAAGTCTTTTTCTTTAACTCTTTCAGCTACAACAGCACCATTTTGACCAGCGTTTTCGGCAATACGTTTTAAAGGTGCAGTTAAGGCACGAGCTACGATTAAAGCACCAGTTAACTGTTCAGCAGAGAGGTTAGCAGTTGCCCATGCTTCCAATTCAGGAGCTAAGTGTGCTAGGGTTGTACCACCACCTGGAACGATACCTTCTTCTACAGCTGCTTTAGTGGCGTTGATGGCATCTTCTAAGCGTAACTTACGATCTTTCATTTCAGTTTCGGTAGCCGCACCAACTTTAATTACCGCAACGCCACCGCTTAATTTAGCTAAACGCTCTTGTAATTTTTCTTTGTCGTAGGAAGAATCAGATTCTTCGATTTGACGGCGAATTTGATCACAACGGGTTTTAACTTCTTTCTCGTTACCTTCTGCGACGATCGTGGTGCTATCTTTCGTGATACTAATACGACGAGCAGAACCTAATTGATCTACAGTGGTGGTATCAAGTCTTAAACCAGCATCTTCACTGATCATTTGTCCACCAGTTAAAATAGCAATGTCTTCTAACATCTGTTTACGACGATCGCCAAATCCGGGAGCTTTAATAGCTGCAACGTTTAACACGCCACGAAGACGGTTAACAACTAAGGTTGCAAGAGCTTCTTTTTCGATGTCTTCAGCAATGATGATTAAAGGTTTGCCTTGACGAGCAACTTGTTCTAAAACAGGTACTAAATCTTGAACTAAGGTAATTTTTTTGTCAGTAATTAAGATGAAAGGATCTTCAAATACTGCTTCCATACGTTCGGTATCAGTTACGAAGTAAGGAGAAATATAACCCTTATCGAAACGCATCCCTTCGGTGATTTCGAGTTCGGTTTCCATAGATTTACCTTCCTCGAGGGAGATAACGCCTTCTTGCCCTACTTTTTCCATCGCTTTGGCAATCATATCACCCACTTCGGTATCGTTACCTGCGGAGATAGTACCCACTTGAGCAATAGCTTTGCTGTCTTCTACTTTTTTGGAATGACTCGCAATTTTTTCTACTAAATGCTCGGTAGCTTTGTCGATACCACGCTTGAGAGCTATGGGGTTAGCACCAGCAGCCACGTTGCGTAAGCCTTCTTTGACGATCGCATGAGCTAATACAGTAGCGGTGGTAGTTCCGTCACCAGCCACATCGTTGGTTTTAGAAGCCGCTTGACGAATTAAAGCAACTCCAGTATTTTCGATGTGATCTTCTAATTCGATTTCTTTAGCGATGGTTACACCGTCATTAACAATTTGAGGAGCACCAAATTTTTTCTCTAATACTACGTTACGTCCTTTAGGACCAAGAGTAACAGCTACTGCTTCAGCTAATAAGTCAATCCCTTTTTCTAGGGCACGACGGGCTTCTTCGTTGTAAATAATTGATTTTGCCATAATTAGTTCTTTTTATTTTTTGTAAGTTTTTCGATATTTGTGATTTTTCTCTCGCAAAGAGGCAAAGACGCAAAGGGTTTTTCTTTTTTTTGCAACGTCTTTGGATTTTTAAAATAAGTAATTAGGAAACTACAGCGAGAATGTCTTTTTCGGAGAGTAAAACATAATCATCGCCACCGAGTTTGATGTCAGTACCTGCATATTT from Geminocystis sp. NIES-3709 encodes the following:
- the groL gene encoding chaperonin GroEL (60 kDa chaperone family; promotes refolding of misfolded polypeptides especially under stressful conditions; forms two stacked rings of heptamers to form a barrel-shaped 14mer; ends can be capped by GroES; misfolded proteins enter the barrel where they are refolded when GroES binds); protein product: MAKSIIYNEEARRALEKGIDLLAEAVAVTLGPKGRNVVLEKKFGAPQIVNDGVTIAKEIELEDHIENTGVALIRQAASKTNDVAGDGTTTATVLAHAIVKEGLRNVAAGANPIALKRGIDKATEHLVEKIASHSKKVEDSKAIAQVGTISAGNDTEVGDMIAKAMEKVGQEGVISLEEGKSMETELEITEGMRFDKGYISPYFVTDTERMEAVFEDPFILITDKKITLVQDLVPVLEQVARQGKPLIIIAEDIEKEALATLVVNRLRGVLNVAAIKAPGFGDRRKQMLEDIAILTGGQMISEDAGLRLDTTTVDQLGSARRISITKDSTTIVAEGNEKEVKTRCDQIRRQIEESDSSYDKEKLQERLAKLSGGVAVIKVGAATETEMKDRKLRLEDAINATKAAVEEGIVPGGGTTLAHLAPELEAWATANLSAEQLTGALIVARALTAPLKRIAENAGQNGAVVAERVKEKDFNTGYDASNNEYVDMFAAGIVDPAKVTRSAIQNAASIAGMVLTTECIIVDKPEKDKAPAPAGGGDFDY